In Blastopirellula sediminis, the following proteins share a genomic window:
- a CDS encoding hybrid sensor histidine kinase/response regulator codes for MAGKPKILCLCAPGGQHSVLEQLRTDYDITEVQTPLRTFALLKNHEFDGVYICTDYFEDSSRIGNLLQNERILEGMPDGVAMLDRDNTVLWANSCLQRWAGCDEVVGRNFYGALNSPEILGPDFCPFHTALTSGRPSTSTLRTEDNQYYQVHAAPVINPNATPKNLIVTIRDVTEEVLQRQKLEAIHKAGIELADLTTEEIFNMEVSERIELLKSNILHYTKDLLNFDVIEIRLLDQRTGELVPLLSVGIDKEAAERELYAQSTNNGVTGFVASTGKSYLCEDTQSDPLYLEGFKGAKSSLTVPLILHDAVIGSFNVESPEPRAFTESDLQFLEIFCRDLALALNTLELLSAQQANTAQASVEAIHSAVALPVDEILNDAVNVMERYIGHDEEVVDRLRRIIQNGRDIKRVIQKVGERMTPSKAVPASVQAEVRPRLRGARVLVVDEDESVRSAAHALLDRYGCDIETAHDGAEALCMVRAGLHGAGYDAIICDVHLPDMSGNRLYQRLKDIVNPVPMILMTGFGYDPGHSIVKARQTGLLPNAVLYKPFRLDDLLATVERIIEAYSGQPQAASQ; via the coding sequence TTGGCTGGTAAACCCAAGATCCTCTGTTTGTGTGCACCAGGTGGGCAACACTCGGTCCTGGAGCAATTGCGCACTGACTACGACATCACGGAAGTGCAGACGCCGCTCCGTACTTTCGCCCTGTTGAAGAATCATGAATTCGACGGGGTCTATATCTGCACCGATTACTTCGAAGATTCTTCTCGAATCGGTAACCTTCTGCAGAACGAGCGAATCCTGGAAGGGATGCCTGACGGCGTTGCGATGCTCGATCGCGACAACACCGTACTCTGGGCGAACAGCTGTTTGCAGCGCTGGGCCGGCTGCGATGAAGTAGTCGGCCGTAATTTTTATGGCGCCCTCAATAGTCCTGAAATTCTGGGCCCCGACTTCTGTCCGTTCCACACCGCCCTGACGTCGGGGCGACCAAGCACTTCGACGCTGCGTACGGAAGACAATCAGTATTATCAGGTGCATGCCGCGCCGGTCATCAATCCGAACGCGACGCCGAAGAACTTGATCGTGACGATCCGCGACGTCACCGAAGAGGTCTTGCAGCGGCAAAAGCTGGAAGCGATTCACAAGGCCGGCATCGAACTGGCCGATCTGACGACCGAAGAGATCTTCAACATGGAGGTCTCGGAGCGTATCGAGCTCCTCAAGTCGAACATTCTTCACTACACCAAAGACCTGCTCAATTTCGACGTCATCGAAATTCGCTTGCTCGATCAACGGACCGGCGAGCTGGTCCCGCTCCTTTCGGTCGGCATTGATAAGGAAGCGGCCGAACGTGAGCTGTACGCTCAATCGACCAACAACGGCGTGACCGGCTTCGTCGCGTCGACCGGCAAAAGCTACCTTTGCGAAGACACCCAGTCGGATCCGCTTTATCTCGAAGGATTCAAAGGGGCGAAGAGCTCGCTGACCGTGCCGCTGATTCTGCACGACGCCGTGATCGGATCGTTCAACGTCGAAAGCCCCGAACCGCGGGCCTTCACCGAAAGCGACCTGCAGTTCCTCGAAATCTTCTGCCGCGATCTGGCCCTGGCCCTCAACACGCTCGAGTTGTTGTCGGCTCAGCAGGCCAATACCGCCCAGGCGAGCGTCGAAGCGATCCATAGCGCCGTCGCGCTGCCGGTCGACGAGATCTTGAATGACGCCGTCAACGTCATGGAACGGTACATCGGTCACGACGAAGAAGTGGTCGATCGTCTCCGCCGCATCATTCAAAACGGTCGCGACATCAAACGCGTGATCCAAAAGGTCGGCGAACGAATGACGCCGAGCAAAGCGGTTCCCGCTTCGGTTCAGGCCGAAGTTCGCCCGCGCTTGCGAGGAGCCCGCGTCCTGGTCGTCGACGAAGACGAATCGGTCCGCAGCGCCGCTCACGCGTTGCTCGATCGCTACGGCTGCGACATCGAAACGGCCCATGACGGCGCCGAAGCGCTCTGCATGGTTCGCGCTGGTCTGCATGGCGCCGGCTATGACGCGATCATCTGCGACGTTCACCTGCCGGACATGTCGGGCAACCGGTTGTATCAGCGTCTGAAAGACATTGTGAACCCGGTGCCGATGATCCTGATGACCGGGTTCGGCTACGATCCGGGGCACTCGATCGTCAAGGCGCGCCAGACCGGGCTCTTGCCGAACGCCGTTCTTTACAAGCCGTTCCGCTTGGACGACTTGTTGGCGACCGTGGAACGAATCATCGAAGCCTACTCCGGCCAACCCCAAGCCGCTTCGCAATAA
- a CDS encoding FAD-dependent oxidoreductase — translation MPPLSRPSSGASVVRRLLPVLLLLAFTAPLFGQSVLVEAESFDQPGGWKLDTQFIREMGSPYLLAHGLGAPVADATTKVTFPEPGEYKVFVRTKDWVARWNAPGTPGRFQLLVGDKPLAETFGTKGAEWAWQEGGSVKVDGKEVELKLHDLTGFDGRCDAIYFAKDGSTPPNDDKILSAWRRGKLGLDEKPTEKSGYDLIVVGGGYSGMGAALSAARLGCKVALIQDRPVLGGNGSSEVRVWAMGNIRRGKYPRIGEIVEEFSDHAKKSPGTYEEFEDVKKEALVRAEKNIDLFLNHHAFKVDMDGEKKIAAVHAFDTRSSEEKRFTGKLFVDCTGHGTLGYLAGADFEMAEKGRMGMSNMWAWAEGDTEQKFPETPWALDLTMKDFPYPRDHHGQWFWESGFDKDPLGDAEGIRDWNLRAVYGAFNAMKNKDGAADHKSAFLTWMAYVGGPRESRLLRGDVVLNQDDIVSKRDFTDGCVPSTWSIDLHYPKKQFAEKFPDNPFISIAVHDQRVDRNFGYPVPYRCFYSRNIDNLFMAGRCISVDHEALGTVRVMKTCGMMGEVVGKAASLCATYNCTPREVYERYWPEMDELLKLPGKARRDNLADEIEIPANVPALAGPYGPPTGLDPAKLAGTVVDDAEAERIGNWTSGTGLPGYVGYGYLYAGANSGGAVRFAVEAPEAGLYDIRFAYQPHENRGKTVPIVVETKNERIEKTINQQATPPIEGGFISLGELKLDKGEVVTVVVATAGAGGNVHADAVQIVPVKK, via the coding sequence ATTCCCCCGCTATCCCGCCCTTCATCTGGAGCATCCGTCGTGCGCCGACTGCTTCCCGTTTTGTTGTTGCTCGCTTTCACTGCGCCGCTGTTTGGTCAATCGGTTCTCGTTGAGGCCGAAAGCTTCGACCAACCCGGCGGTTGGAAACTCGATACGCAGTTCATCCGCGAGATGGGTTCTCCCTATCTCTTGGCTCACGGACTTGGCGCCCCGGTCGCCGACGCGACCACCAAGGTCACCTTCCCCGAACCAGGCGAATACAAGGTCTTCGTCCGCACGAAGGATTGGGTCGCTCGCTGGAACGCCCCAGGGACCCCGGGCCGCTTCCAGTTACTCGTGGGCGACAAGCCGCTCGCCGAAACCTTCGGCACGAAAGGGGCCGAGTGGGCCTGGCAAGAAGGGGGCAGCGTGAAGGTCGACGGGAAAGAAGTCGAACTGAAGCTGCATGACCTGACCGGCTTCGACGGTCGCTGCGACGCGATCTACTTCGCCAAAGATGGCTCGACGCCTCCGAACGACGACAAGATTCTCTCGGCCTGGCGCCGCGGTAAGCTTGGTCTCGACGAAAAGCCGACCGAAAAGAGCGGCTACGATCTGATCGTGGTCGGCGGCGGTTACTCGGGCATGGGCGCCGCTCTCTCGGCGGCTCGCCTGGGCTGCAAAGTGGCGCTCATTCAAGATCGCCCGGTCCTCGGCGGTAACGGTTCGAGCGAAGTTCGCGTCTGGGCGATGGGGAACATTCGCCGCGGCAAGTACCCGCGGATCGGCGAAATCGTCGAAGAGTTTTCCGACCACGCGAAGAAGTCCCCCGGCACCTACGAAGAGTTTGAAGACGTGAAGAAAGAAGCGCTCGTTCGCGCCGAGAAGAACATCGACCTCTTCCTGAACCACCATGCCTTCAAGGTCGACATGGATGGCGAAAAGAAGATCGCCGCGGTCCATGCGTTTGACACCCGCTCCAGCGAAGAAAAGCGGTTCACCGGCAAGTTGTTCGTCGACTGCACCGGTCACGGTACGCTCGGCTATCTGGCCGGCGCCGACTTCGAGATGGCCGAAAAAGGTCGCATGGGGATGAGCAACATGTGGGCTTGGGCCGAAGGGGATACGGAACAAAAGTTCCCGGAAACGCCCTGGGCGCTCGACCTGACGATGAAAGACTTCCCCTATCCGCGCGACCATCATGGTCAGTGGTTCTGGGAAAGCGGTTTCGACAAAGATCCGCTCGGCGACGCCGAAGGGATCCGCGACTGGAACCTGCGAGCCGTCTACGGCGCGTTCAATGCGATGAAGAACAAAGATGGCGCCGCCGATCACAAGTCGGCCTTTCTGACCTGGATGGCCTACGTCGGCGGTCCGCGCGAATCGCGTCTGCTCCGGGGCGACGTCGTCCTGAATCAAGACGACATCGTCAGCAAACGAGACTTTACCGACGGCTGCGTCCCCAGCACCTGGTCGATCGACCTCCACTATCCAAAGAAGCAATTCGCCGAAAAGTTCCCCGACAACCCGTTCATCTCGATCGCGGTGCATGACCAACGGGTCGATCGCAACTTCGGCTACCCGGTTCCGTACCGCTGCTTCTACTCGCGCAACATCGACAATCTCTTCATGGCCGGTCGCTGCATCAGCGTCGATCACGAAGCGCTCGGTACCGTTCGCGTGATGAAGACCTGCGGCATGATGGGAGAAGTGGTCGGCAAAGCGGCCAGTCTCTGCGCCACCTACAACTGCACGCCGCGTGAAGTTTACGAACGCTACTGGCCCGAAATGGACGAGTTGCTGAAGCTCCCCGGTAAGGCCCGTCGCGACAACCTGGCGGATGAAATTGAAATCCCGGCGAACGTTCCGGCGCTCGCCGGTCCTTACGGTCCGCCGACCGGACTCGATCCGGCGAAGTTGGCCGGCACCGTCGTCGACGACGCCGAAGCGGAACGGATCGGCAATTGGACCTCCGGCACTGGTCTGCCAGGTTACGTCGGCTACGGTTATCTCTACGCGGGCGCCAACAGCGGCGGCGCCGTTCGCTTCGCGGTGGAAGCTCCCGAAGCTGGTCTGTACGACATTCGCTTCGCCTACCAGCCGCACGAAAACCGCGGCAAGACCGTGCCGATCGTCGTCGAAACGAAGAACGAACGGATCGAAAAGACGATCAATCAGCAAGCGACTCCGCCGATTGAAGGAGGCTTCATTTCGCTGGGCGAATTGAAACTCGACAAAGGGGAAGTCGTCACCGTCGTCGTCGCGACCGCCGGAGCCGGCGGTAACGTCCATGCCGACGCGGTTCAAATCGTCCCTGTCAAAAAGTAA
- a CDS encoding FMN-binding protein, translating into MTEPQTRRPAWRPFVHAGRVLILVAIALIIHLAATLHAPVDDGPSPTVDVAIVQKLFPTAAKIDDSGVLLDEMGQSVGRVVQTSPAGDKAIGFSGPTNVLIGFSPEEKIVGLEILSSRDTREHVREIERHATFLHSLDGLTRDEVLSKTDFDAVSGATLTSLAMIEAIQRRLGGVQKSLKFPDLPELKVVRKLFPDAETLEVDVAYPALLHVKDAAGTSLGKLLRTSPAADNLVGYQGPTDMLVGLDADEKVIGLALSRSYDNEPYVDYVRTDDYFLGLLNGQSIAELSAIDNETLQIEGVSGATMTSQAAATGIYEAVDELVRARQEEEFIEAKVPWIYRLPLPQLRERDYKTIAVVIVGVLLAFSPWRGNPWARIPFQILVFVYLGFANGDFVSQALLVGWAQNGVPWKSAFGLVLLVGAALALPIFTRTNVYCSHLCPHGVVQQWTKRRIKWQWKPSKQLLPWLKAIPSVLLAWVVLVAAARWSFSLVDIEPFDAYVWHIAGWGTIAVAVVGLIASLFTPMAYCRFGCPTGALLDYVRYNGKSEFWTRRDWVAVGLLALGAVALLF; encoded by the coding sequence ATGACGGAGCCGCAAACGCGCCGCCCGGCCTGGCGACCTTTCGTCCACGCCGGGCGAGTGCTGATTCTGGTCGCCATCGCGCTGATCATCCACTTGGCGGCGACCCTACATGCGCCGGTCGATGACGGCCCGAGTCCGACCGTCGACGTCGCCATTGTCCAAAAGCTGTTTCCGACCGCCGCCAAGATCGACGACAGCGGCGTCCTATTGGACGAAATGGGGCAATCGGTCGGTCGGGTGGTGCAAACTTCTCCGGCCGGCGACAAAGCGATCGGCTTTTCCGGCCCAACCAACGTCCTGATCGGCTTTTCCCCGGAGGAAAAGATCGTCGGGCTCGAGATCCTATCGAGCCGCGACACCCGCGAGCATGTCCGCGAGATCGAGCGGCACGCAACGTTCCTGCATAGCCTGGATGGCTTGACGCGTGACGAAGTCCTCTCCAAGACCGACTTCGACGCCGTCTCTGGCGCAACGCTCACCAGCCTGGCGATGATCGAAGCGATCCAGCGGCGTCTCGGCGGGGTGCAAAAGTCGCTAAAGTTCCCCGATCTACCGGAGCTGAAAGTTGTCCGCAAGCTTTTCCCGGATGCGGAGACGCTGGAAGTCGATGTGGCTTACCCTGCCCTACTCCATGTGAAAGACGCTGCCGGAACTTCACTCGGCAAGTTGCTTCGTACGTCGCCGGCGGCCGACAACCTGGTCGGCTACCAAGGGCCGACCGACATGCTGGTCGGCCTCGACGCCGACGAAAAAGTGATCGGCTTGGCTCTTTCACGTAGTTACGACAACGAGCCTTACGTCGACTACGTCCGGACCGATGATTACTTCCTGGGTCTACTCAACGGTCAGTCGATCGCGGAGCTCTCTGCGATCGATAACGAAACGTTGCAGATCGAAGGGGTCTCCGGGGCGACCATGACCAGTCAAGCCGCGGCGACCGGCATCTATGAAGCAGTGGATGAACTGGTCCGCGCTCGCCAGGAAGAGGAATTCATCGAAGCGAAAGTTCCCTGGATCTATCGGCTTCCACTCCCCCAACTGCGCGAGCGCGACTACAAGACGATCGCCGTCGTCATCGTCGGCGTGTTGCTCGCCTTCAGTCCCTGGCGCGGTAATCCGTGGGCCCGCATTCCGTTTCAGATCTTGGTCTTCGTCTATCTCGGCTTCGCCAATGGGGACTTCGTCTCGCAGGCATTGCTCGTCGGCTGGGCGCAGAACGGCGTGCCGTGGAAATCGGCGTTTGGCCTGGTGCTGCTGGTCGGCGCGGCGCTGGCGCTGCCGATCTTCACGCGGACCAACGTTTATTGCAGCCACCTTTGTCCACACGGCGTGGTGCAGCAATGGACCAAGCGTCGCATCAAGTGGCAATGGAAACCGTCGAAGCAGTTGCTCCCCTGGCTGAAAGCGATTCCCAGCGTCTTGCTCGCTTGGGTCGTGTTGGTCGCGGCGGCTCGCTGGTCGTTTAGCCTGGTCGATATCGAACCGTTTGACGCCTACGTCTGGCACATCGCCGGCTGGGGAACGATCGCCGTCGCCGTGGTCGGGCTGATCGCCTCCCTCTTCACCCCGATGGCCTATTGCCGCTTCGGCTGTCCGACTGGCGCCCTGCTCGACTATGTTCGCTACAATGGAAAGAGCGAATTCTGGACGCGGCGCGATTGGGTCGCCG